From one Macadamia integrifolia cultivar HAES 741 unplaced genomic scaffold, SCU_Mint_v3 scaffold_260A, whole genome shotgun sequence genomic stretch:
- the LOC122071541 gene encoding uncharacterized protein LOC122071541: protein MATTLEAKEKKNKSNEEEPVILRLRHRDEEGRKCVEKAEVTTHNPETIKYIERKLCDTGVQRMERHPVDGLPLVHLPKSGHGGKYTWEGPGDYTGNELEAAPPAIDEKDPNYVDEEEEEKILKGEEEEVAGLVVGEVEVAKAVEDREGLGVARVEVRPPPEVL from the coding sequence ATGGCAACGACACTGGAggcgaaggagaagaagaacaaatcGAATGAGGAGGAGCCAGTGATCCTAAGGTTGAGGCACAGGGACGAGGAAGGACGCAAGTGTGTGGAGAAAGCGGAGGTCACGACCCATAACCCTGAGACCATCAAGTACATCGAGAGGAAGCTCTGTGATACGGGAGTGCAACGCATGGAGCGTCATCCTGTCGATGGACTTCCTCTGGTTCATTTACCCAAGTCAGGTCACGGCGGTAAGTATACTTGGGAGGGTCCCGGTGACTATACGGGGAATGAATTGGAGGCCGCGCCGCCGGCTATTGACGAGAAAGACCCGAATTATGtggatgaagaggaagaagagaagatctTGAAGGGTGAAGAAGAGGAGGTTGCTGGGTTGGTGGTTGGAGAGGTTGAGGTGGCTAAGGCTGTTGAGGATAGGGAGGGTCTTGGTGTTGCTAGAGTTGAGGTTCGTCCTCCTCCTGAGGTACTCTGA